A genomic region of Lachnoclostridium edouardi contains the following coding sequences:
- the dgoD gene encoding galactonate dehydratase: MKITKMNLYTVPPRWLFLEMETDEGITGWGEPVVEGRASVVKTAVEDFSSYLIGKDPLLIEDHWQTMYRGGFYRGGPEVMSAIAGIDQALWDIKGKYYNAPVYDLLGGRCRDKIQVYSWVGGDRPSDVIEGVEVLIKSGCTAVKMNGTEEIHYVDSFGKIEEVAERIAAVREKFGYQLGIGVDFHGRVHKTMAKVLARELDQFKLMFIEEPVMAQNNEALREIVKHTSAPIATGERMFSRWDYKNLLMDGYVDIIQPDVSHAGGISEVKKISAMAEAFDVGVAPHCPLGPIALAACVQVDACTPNVFIQEQSLGIHYNKDGDLLDYIENKDLFQFENGFIKIPEGPGLGVKVNKEKVLEAAKIGHNWKNPLWRNYDGTVAEW; the protein is encoded by the coding sequence ATGAAAATAACAAAAATGAATCTGTACACCGTTCCTCCCAGATGGCTTTTTCTGGAGATGGAGACAGATGAAGGAATTACAGGCTGGGGAGAGCCGGTAGTGGAAGGACGAGCCTCTGTTGTAAAAACAGCGGTGGAGGATTTTAGCAGTTATTTAATCGGGAAAGACCCCCTTCTTATTGAAGATCACTGGCAGACAATGTATCGGGGAGGCTTTTATAGAGGCGGCCCTGAGGTGATGAGCGCCATTGCCGGAATTGACCAGGCTCTTTGGGACATTAAGGGAAAATATTATAATGCCCCTGTGTATGACCTGCTGGGAGGAAGATGCAGGGATAAGATTCAGGTTTACAGCTGGGTAGGGGGAGACAGGCCCTCAGATGTAATAGAAGGAGTAGAGGTTTTAATAAAATCCGGATGTACAGCTGTAAAGATGAACGGCACAGAAGAGATACATTATGTAGATAGTTTTGGGAAAATTGAAGAGGTAGCTGAAAGGATTGCCGCCGTGCGGGAAAAATTCGGATATCAGCTGGGAATCGGGGTAGATTTTCACGGACGGGTACATAAAACTATGGCAAAGGTTCTGGCAAGGGAACTGGACCAGTTTAAGCTGATGTTTATTGAGGAGCCGGTGATGGCTCAAAATAATGAAGCGTTAAGGGAAATTGTAAAGCACACCTCTGCTCCCATTGCCACAGGGGAGAGAATGTTTTCCAGATGGGACTACAAAAATCTGCTGATGGACGGATATGTAGATATTATTCAGCCAGATGTATCCCACGCAGGGGGAATCAGCGAGGTGAAAAAAATATCGGCAATGGCCGAGGCCTTTGACGTAGGTGTGGCGCCTCACTGTCCTTTAGGGCCTATTGCCTTGGCGGCCTGTGTTCAGGTGGACGCGTGTACTCCAAACGTATTTATTCAGGAGCAAAGTTTGGGAATCCATTACAATAAAGACGGAGATTTATTAGATTATATTGAAAATAAGGATTTGTTCCAATTTGAAAACGGCTTTATTAAAATTCCTGAAGGACCGGGACTGGGAGTAAAGGTAAATAAGGAGAAAGTGCTGGAGGCGGCAAAAATAGGGCATAATTGGAAAAATCCTTTATGGAGGAACTATGACGGCACAGTTGCCGAATGGTAA
- a CDS encoding DctP family TRAP transporter solute-binding subunit — MKKLVCIMMAGLLLISQAGCSSFDKAKKPDENGVLTFKVAHDSADTVPVSIGLFKFAELVEERSDGKIKIEVYNNGQLGSASDYVVNTQLGTLDMGVVNQSVLSSFVTDLAAVDIPYIIEGYEHADRVFEGETGEYYSQEITDLMGTQVLDIWEVGFRNLTNSKHPVNQVEDIKGLRIRTMDNKVHQEFWKSMGADPVPMSWNEAYTAMQQKAIDGQENPLSVILGNNVAEVNKELAMTEHVYSSIFFLMSKDAWNALTEDQQKIIKECAKEAGQYEREEQRRQADEAMAELEKQGMKITKPDKQQFIDSSAQFRKEYGKVYQNIVDMIEAAR, encoded by the coding sequence ATGAAAAAATTGGTTTGTATAATGATGGCGGGGCTGCTTTTAATTTCACAGGCAGGCTGCAGTTCCTTTGACAAGGCGAAAAAGCCGGATGAAAACGGGGTTCTTACATTTAAAGTAGCACATGACTCAGCAGATACAGTTCCGGTATCTATTGGACTTTTCAAATTTGCAGAGCTGGTGGAGGAAAGGTCGGACGGAAAGATTAAAATAGAGGTATACAACAACGGCCAGCTGGGAAGCGCCAGTGATTATGTAGTAAATACACAGCTGGGAACCCTGGATATGGGAGTGGTGAACCAGTCTGTATTATCCAGCTTTGTCACTGATTTAGCGGCAGTTGATATTCCTTATATTATTGAAGGATATGAACATGCAGATAGAGTATTTGAGGGAGAAACAGGAGAATATTACAGTCAGGAAATTACAGATCTTATGGGGACACAGGTATTAGATATCTGGGAGGTAGGTTTCAGAAACCTGACAAACAGTAAGCATCCTGTAAACCAGGTAGAAGATATAAAGGGCCTGAGAATCAGAACTATGGACAACAAGGTTCATCAGGAGTTCTGGAAATCCATGGGCGCAGACCCTGTGCCTATGTCCTGGAACGAAGCATATACAGCTATGCAGCAGAAGGCCATTGACGGGCAGGAAAATCCGCTCAGCGTTATTTTAGGAAACAATGTGGCAGAAGTAAATAAAGAGCTGGCTATGACCGAGCATGTTTACAGCTCTATCTTTTTCCTGATGAGCAAGGACGCCTGGAATGCTCTCACAGAAGATCAGCAAAAGATAATAAAAGAATGCGCAAAAGAAGCAGGGCAGTATGAAAGAGAGGAGCAGAGACGTCAGGCGGACGAGGCTATGGCGGAGCTGGAGAAGCAGGGAATGAAAATTACAAAGCCAGATAAGCAGCAGTTTATTGACTCCAGCGCCCAATTCCGCAAGGAGTATGGCAAGGTTTATCAGAACATTGTAGATATGATTGAAGCTGCAAGATAA
- a CDS encoding TRAP transporter small permease — MYKKVERAFSKVQNLLLGLIGIALTIMMSVIMLQTLTRYVIFYSLPWSEELSRYLFVFVIMIGLTVAIKDDMLISIDLIDRFLPEKADKYLDTVRKILALLVSIIIVICCSRMFTIGKIQKSPAMGIPMITMYGTIFVSYILAAISLVFKIIDNIREAMGIENKGEEKQI; from the coding sequence ATGTATAAGAAAGTTGAAAGGGCTTTTTCAAAAGTCCAGAATCTGCTGTTAGGGCTGATCGGCATTGCTTTAACTATTATGATGAGCGTAATCATGCTGCAGACTCTTACACGTTATGTGATTTTTTACAGCCTTCCCTGGTCTGAGGAGCTGTCCAGATATTTATTTGTATTTGTGATTATGATTGGCCTGACAGTGGCAATCAAAGACGACATGTTAATCAGCATTGACTTAATTGACCGTTTCCTTCCGGAGAAGGCAGACAAATATTTAGATACAGTGAGGAAAATACTGGCGCTGCTTGTAAGTATTATTATTGTCATCTGCTGCTCCAGAATGTTTACTATTGGAAAAATACAAAAAAGCCCGGCTATGGGAATTCCTATGATCACTATGTACGGCACTATTTTTGTCAGCTATATTTTGGCCGCAATTTCCCTTGTATTTAAAATCATTGACAATATCAGGGAAGCTATGGGGATAGAAAATAAAGGGGAGGAAAAGCAGATATGA
- a CDS encoding TRAP transporter large permease, with amino-acid sequence MNAAVALIVVLIVALLLGMPIIWSLALASVVSIALNPDLQYVIIAQRLFAGSDSFALLAVPAFMLAGDIMSKGGLSKRLVGFANAFFGWISGGLSIVALMSCTFFAAISGSSVATTAAIGGILHPEMVKKGYPSDYSAAVQAVGGTLGIVIPPSIVFVIYGNVTGVSISGLLMSGIIPGVLAGILLCVYAWYAAKKNNWPKEERFSASVAATATKDAIWALLMPIIILGGIYAGIFTPTESAVVAVFYGLLVCLLVYREMSAKTLWEILKGTAVSTANIMMLVVTAQVFGYLITYYNIPSAVAAWFMSFCTSKFLFLVLTIILLTIAGMFMDNGSIILILGPILAPLAVMYGVDPIHYGLLVVFVLAMGQVTPPFGTCMFVACGISGRPVSGVAKALMPFIGVELACAFLVAFVPFLSLFLPNLLK; translated from the coding sequence ATGAATGCAGCAGTAGCGTTGATTGTAGTTTTAATTGTGGCATTGCTTTTAGGTATGCCTATTATATGGTCCCTGGCCTTGGCCAGCGTAGTTTCCATTGCATTAAATCCAGATTTACAGTATGTGATTATTGCCCAAAGGTTATTTGCAGGCTCTGACTCCTTTGCTCTTTTGGCAGTACCGGCCTTTATGCTGGCAGGAGACATAATGAGCAAAGGCGGTTTGTCTAAGCGGTTAGTAGGATTTGCAAACGCGTTTTTCGGATGGATTTCAGGAGGACTTTCTATTGTAGCTTTAATGTCCTGTACATTTTTTGCCGCAATTTCCGGCTCCTCTGTAGCCACAACAGCAGCCATAGGCGGCATTTTACATCCGGAGATGGTAAAAAAAGGATACCCGTCTGATTACTCTGCAGCTGTTCAGGCTGTGGGAGGAACCCTGGGAATTGTAATTCCTCCAAGTATTGTATTTGTAATTTATGGAAACGTTACAGGAGTGTCTATTTCCGGTCTTCTGATGTCTGGAATTATTCCGGGAGTATTGGCAGGTATTCTGCTGTGCGTATACGCCTGGTATGCGGCTAAAAAGAACAACTGGCCAAAGGAAGAAAGATTCAGCGCTTCAGTAGCGGCCACTGCTACAAAGGATGCTATCTGGGCTTTGCTTATGCCTATTATTATTTTAGGAGGGATTTACGCAGGAATATTTACTCCAACAGAGTCAGCTGTAGTAGCTGTATTTTACGGCCTTCTGGTGTGCCTTTTAGTGTACAGGGAAATGAGCGCAAAAACCTTGTGGGAAATTTTAAAAGGTACGGCCGTGTCCACAGCCAATATTATGATGTTGGTTGTAACTGCCCAGGTATTTGGATACTTAATTACATATTACAATATTCCGTCAGCTGTGGCTGCCTGGTTTATGAGTTTTTGTACATCTAAATTTTTGTTTTTAGTACTGACTATTATACTTTTGACAATCGCAGGAATGTTTATGGACAACGGCTCCATTATCCTGATTTTAGGCCCGATTCTGGCTCCTCTTGCAGTGATGTACGGAGTAGATCCAATTCACTACGGGCTGCTGGTAGTATTTGTTTTAGCTATGGGACAGGTGACGCCGCCCTTTGGAACGTGTATGTTTGTGGCCTGCGGAATCAGCGGCCGCCCTGTCAGCGGAGTAGCAAAAGCTCTCATGCCGTTTATCGGAGTGGAGCTGGCATGTGCCTTTTTAGTTGCCTTTGTGCCGTTTTTGTCTCTCTTCTTGCCAAACCTGCTGAAATAG
- a CDS encoding SDR family oxidoreductase: MKDLFNISGKKAIVTGGTRGLGMGMAEALLEAGCHVVIIGSSDLAFSKAEEYCKKGYQCYGVKADLRSREENYKAFKESLQLLEGQLDIMVTAAGIQRRHSAEEFPMEEWDEVLSINLNSVWIMNQEAGKVMLEKGYGKIINVASMASFFGCQTVPAYAAAKGGVAQLTKELTNDWCGRGINVNAIAPGYMATDLNTALLANKERSGQILSRIPAGRWGTPEDMKGITVFLASHASDYMSGAIIPVDGGYLVK, encoded by the coding sequence ATGAAGGACTTATTTAATATTTCAGGAAAAAAAGCCATTGTAACAGGGGGAACCAGAGGACTGGGCATGGGAATGGCCGAGGCTCTTTTAGAGGCCGGCTGCCATGTAGTAATTATAGGGTCTTCTGACCTGGCATTTTCTAAGGCAGAGGAATACTGTAAAAAAGGTTATCAGTGTTATGGAGTAAAAGCAGACCTGCGCTCCAGGGAGGAAAATTATAAAGCCTTTAAAGAAAGCTTACAGCTTTTAGAAGGCCAGCTGGATATTATGGTGACGGCGGCAGGGATTCAAAGGCGCCACAGTGCAGAAGAATTTCCTATGGAGGAATGGGACGAGGTGCTGAGCATCAACTTAAATTCCGTGTGGATTATGAATCAGGAAGCCGGCAAGGTTATGCTGGAAAAAGGCTATGGAAAAATTATTAACGTGGCTTCCATGGCATCCTTCTTTGGCTGCCAGACAGTGCCTGCTTACGCCGCCGCAAAGGGCGGAGTGGCTCAGCTTACAAAAGAGCTTACAAATGACTGGTGCGGCAGGGGAATTAATGTAAACGCCATTGCCCCGGGCTACATGGCCACGGATTTAAATACGGCTCTGCTTGCAAACAAGGAAAGAAGCGGGCAGATTTTATCCAGAATCCCCGCCGGCAGATGGGGAACTCCGGAGGATATGAAGGGGATTACTGTTTTCCTGGCCTCCCATGCCAGCGACTATATGTCGGGAGCTATTATTCCTGTAGATGGAGGATATTTAGTAAAATGA
- a CDS encoding zinc-dependent alcohol dehydrogenase produces the protein MKALVWIEKEKVVLEERKIPDYQGKVLIKVAYAGICGSDVGVYLGTHPRAKAPLIMGHEFSGTVEAVGEGVETDLTPGDKVVVNPLYYCGKCRACLNGHTHVCRSLRLYGTDTDGGMAEYAAIPESCLIKMPGDMDLKTAAVIEPAAVVVHGLRMLQNRFYSAVCVTGLGPMGLLTALMLKDWGAGRIFTVEANEQRAEYGRKLGLEVLNPKDTDVASYILQETEGEGVDVLIEASGSGAVAKSMTDYVGVRGEILLLSVFKHPAEMDLRAVNFKEQTIVGTRVYTKLDFKDAASYVRTHKELINSIVSHTFPLEKGQEVFQEIISGKTNMMKVLFEI, from the coding sequence ATGAAAGCATTAGTGTGGATAGAAAAAGAAAAGGTGGTTTTAGAAGAAAGGAAGATTCCTGATTATCAGGGAAAGGTATTAATAAAAGTAGCTTATGCAGGAATCTGCGGTTCTGATGTAGGCGTATATTTGGGAACTCATCCAAGGGCAAAGGCCCCTCTGATTATGGGACATGAGTTTTCAGGAACAGTGGAAGCTGTTGGAGAGGGAGTGGAAACTGATCTTACGCCAGGTGATAAGGTAGTGGTAAATCCTTTATATTACTGTGGCAAATGCCGGGCCTGCTTAAACGGACATACTCATGTATGCCGCAGTCTCCGCCTGTATGGAACAGATACAGACGGAGGGATGGCAGAATACGCCGCAATACCAGAAAGCTGCCTGATTAAAATGCCGGGAGATATGGATCTGAAAACTGCCGCAGTCATAGAGCCGGCGGCAGTGGTGGTCCATGGCCTTCGTATGCTTCAGAATCGTTTTTACTCTGCAGTATGTGTAACAGGCCTTGGCCCTATGGGACTTTTAACTGCTTTAATGTTAAAGGACTGGGGAGCCGGCAGAATTTTTACAGTGGAAGCCAATGAACAGAGGGCGGAGTATGGCAGAAAGCTGGGATTAGAGGTCTTAAATCCAAAGGATACAGACGTAGCCTCCTATATTTTGCAGGAAACGGAAGGAGAAGGAGTGGACGTGTTAATAGAGGCCAGCGGAAGCGGCGCCGTGGCTAAGTCTATGACAGATTATGTGGGAGTGCGGGGAGAAATTCTTTTATTAAGTGTATTTAAGCACCCGGCAGAAATGGATTTAAGAGCAGTAAACTTTAAGGAGCAGACTATAGTGGGCACCAGAGTGTACACAAAGCTGGACTTTAAAGACGCAGCCTCATATGTAAGGACTCATAAGGAATTAATAAATTCTATAGTATCCCACACATTTCCTTTGGAAAAGGGACAGGAGGTTTTTCAGGAAATAATCAGCGGCAAAACAAATATGATGAAGGTGCTGTTTGAAATCTGA
- a CDS encoding bifunctional 4-hydroxy-2-oxoglutarate aldolase/2-dehydro-3-deoxy-phosphogluconate aldolase, protein MENKVVEWILKYQLVAISRGVKPELMVKTAKALYDGGVRSLEITFNQASDTCIQDTETSIKQVKQALGDKMCIGAGTVMTIEQAEAAYQAGADFALAPDTNIDVIKKIVKLGMAAVPGALTPTEIAAAYQAGASIVKLFPAGNMGLNYVKAIRGPINHVPLMAVGGVNVENIREFLDNGFTSVGIGSNIVKNSLIEAGKFDEITALAKAYTEQLEK, encoded by the coding sequence ATGGAAAATAAAGTAGTAGAGTGGATATTAAAGTATCAGCTGGTGGCTATTTCCAGAGGCGTAAAGCCGGAGCTGATGGTAAAAACAGCTAAGGCCCTGTATGACGGAGGAGTGAGAAGTCTGGAAATTACTTTTAATCAGGCCTCTGACACTTGCATCCAGGACACAGAAACCTCTATTAAACAGGTAAAACAGGCCCTGGGAGATAAAATGTGTATTGGCGCAGGCACTGTTATGACAATAGAGCAGGCCGAAGCAGCTTATCAGGCCGGGGCAGATTTTGCCCTGGCCCCGGATACTAATATAGATGTGATTAAGAAAATTGTTAAATTAGGCATGGCGGCTGTGCCGGGAGCCTTAACTCCAACAGAAATCGCCGCAGCTTACCAGGCCGGAGCTTCTATTGTTAAGCTGTTTCCGGCAGGAAATATGGGGCTTAACTATGTAAAAGCGATTAGAGGCCCAATTAACCACGTGCCTCTTATGGCAGTGGGGGGAGTAAATGTGGAGAATATCAGGGAATTTCTGGACAACGGCTTTACCAGTGTGGGAATCGGCTCTAATATTGTGAAAAACTCCCTGATTGAAGCCGGAAAATTTGACGAAATCACAGCTTTGGCTAAGGCTTATACAGAGCAGCTGGAAAAATAA
- a CDS encoding LysR family transcriptional regulator, with product MDVKYLNYIITIAKKKNMTKAAEELYVSQSSLSQYVSKLEQELGTPLFLRAKGELVLTPAGILYVNAAQKVIAIQKELYQDIGELDLRGHITIGVTSQFSLEMLTEIIPRFKADYPKITIEITETNIPTLVSLIAEENVDFGIAALNTTSAFSHEQVDILRNEEIFLAVPVDHPYCKINPGPTVSLQDLNAYFGDDNWLLSKKASSLRYVSDNVFHLSGLYPKAMCETNSITTTRSMVAMGIGVTFLAESCASARDKIVYYSLEPKQYRMNVLIRRKNWTLNSWETKLYHYIRDYFSSCSV from the coding sequence TTGGACGTTAAATATTTAAATTATATTATTACAATCGCCAAAAAGAAAAATATGACAAAGGCAGCAGAGGAATTATACGTATCCCAGTCCTCCCTCAGCCAGTATGTGAGTAAATTGGAGCAGGAATTGGGAACGCCTTTATTCCTCCGGGCCAAAGGCGAGCTGGTTCTCACTCCCGCCGGCATTTTATATGTAAATGCGGCCCAAAAGGTTATTGCCATTCAAAAAGAATTATATCAGGATATTGGTGAATTGGACCTGAGAGGTCATATTACCATCGGCGTCACCTCCCAGTTCAGCTTAGAAATGCTGACAGAAATTATCCCCAGATTTAAGGCTGATTATCCTAAAATTACTATTGAAATAACAGAAACTAATATTCCCACTCTTGTCAGCTTAATTGCAGAAGAAAATGTAGACTTCGGCATTGCGGCCTTAAATACTACTTCCGCCTTTTCCCATGAGCAGGTAGATATTTTGAGAAACGAGGAGATTTTTTTAGCAGTGCCGGTAGATCACCCTTACTGTAAAATCAATCCAGGGCCTACTGTGTCTCTTCAGGACCTGAACGCTTATTTTGGCGACGACAACTGGCTGCTGTCCAAAAAAGCCTCCTCCCTCCGCTATGTTTCAGACAATGTTTTTCATTTGTCCGGTTTGTATCCTAAGGCTATGTGTGAAACCAACAGCATAACCACCACACGGAGTATGGTGGCCATGGGAATCGGCGTAACCTTTCTGGCTGAATCCTGCGCCTCTGCCAGAGACAAAATTGTATATTATTCTCTGGAGCCTAAACAATACCGTATGAATGTTTTAATACGGCGGAAAAACTGGACCTTAAATTCCTGGGAAACAAAGCTGTATCACTATATCCGCGATTATTTTTCCAGCTGCTCTGTATAA
- a CDS encoding enolase C-terminal domain-like protein, with the protein MDHKTEYGTPVITEMKVIPVAGYDSMLMTLSGAHAPYFTRNLVILKDSAGHTGIGEIHGGDYTCAALESCIPLVEGQQVGMYRKVLDNIHKAAKRADEDDGEGIQSLDISKLKFVVKAEWAIECAMLDLLGQYLGLPVCELLGDGKQRDQVETLGYLFYVSDKNKADLPYIDESGSQDPWFQLRRQEMLTPERIVEQAQVLQEKYGFRNFKLKGGVLAGAEEMEAIKALKKAYPDGRINIDPNGAWSLDEAIKICKPMEGILTYIEDPCGPEAGYSSREIMAEFKNAVNLPVATNMIATDWRQFYHAAALKAVDIVLADPHFWGFGGSVRMAQLLNDWGLTWGSHSNNHFDITLTAFAHVAAAAPGTPTALDTHWIWQDGQNLLLDTPEIKNGYLEVPKKPGLGVTINMERVMEANALYKNLKNHDRDDAEAMQFLIPGWKFDSKKPALVR; encoded by the coding sequence ATGGATCACAAAACAGAATATGGAACTCCTGTTATTACAGAGATGAAAGTAATTCCTGTAGCAGGCTACGACAGTATGTTAATGACTTTAAGCGGCGCCCACGCCCCTTATTTTACAAGAAACCTGGTAATTTTAAAGGACAGCGCCGGCCACACCGGAATCGGAGAAATTCACGGAGGAGATTACACCTGCGCAGCTTTAGAAAGCTGTATTCCTTTGGTAGAGGGGCAGCAGGTGGGAATGTACCGGAAGGTGTTAGACAATATCCACAAGGCGGCAAAACGGGCTGACGAGGACGACGGAGAAGGAATTCAGAGTCTGGATATTAGTAAGCTGAAATTTGTAGTAAAAGCAGAGTGGGCCATTGAATGTGCAATGCTGGATCTTTTAGGCCAATATTTAGGACTTCCTGTATGCGAGCTTTTAGGGGACGGAAAACAGAGAGATCAGGTAGAAACCTTAGGATATTTATTTTATGTCAGCGATAAAAACAAGGCAGATTTACCTTATATTGACGAAAGCGGCAGCCAGGACCCTTGGTTTCAGCTGCGCCGTCAGGAAATGCTGACGCCAGAAAGAATTGTGGAGCAGGCTCAGGTACTTCAGGAAAAATATGGTTTCAGAAACTTTAAGCTGAAAGGCGGAGTTTTAGCCGGAGCTGAGGAAATGGAAGCCATTAAAGCTTTAAAGAAAGCTTATCCTGACGGAAGAATTAACATTGATCCTAATGGAGCCTGGAGTTTAGACGAGGCAATAAAAATCTGTAAACCTATGGAAGGAATTCTTACATATATAGAAGATCCCTGCGGTCCTGAGGCAGGTTATTCCAGCAGAGAGATTATGGCTGAATTTAAGAATGCAGTGAACCTTCCTGTAGCAACCAATATGATTGCTACTGACTGGAGACAGTTTTATCATGCGGCGGCTTTAAAGGCTGTGGATATTGTGCTGGCAGATCCTCATTTCTGGGGATTTGGAGGAAGCGTGCGCATGGCTCAGCTGTTAAATGACTGGGGACTTACATGGGGAAGCCATTCCAACAACCATTTTGATATTACGCTGACAGCCTTTGCCCACGTGGCAGCTGCAGCTCCAGGCACGCCTACAGCCTTAGATACTCATTGGATTTGGCAGGACGGACAGAATCTGCTTCTGGATACGCCTGAGATTAAAAACGGCTACTTAGAGGTTCCGAAAAAACCTGGTTTGGGTGTAACTATTAATATGGAAAGAGTAATGGAAGCAAATGCCTTGTACAAAAACCTGAAAAACCATGACAGAGATGATGCAGAGGCTATGCAGTTCTTAATTCCAGGATGGAAATTTGATTCTAAAAAACCAGCCTTAGTTCGATAA
- a CDS encoding LysR family transcriptional regulator: MDIKYLTYIIAIAEEKNMTKAAEKLFVSQSSLSYYLSKLEQDVGTPLFLRAKNELLLTPAGQLYVEAAQNVVEIKKQLYKNISDLDHKAHIVISTTSLWGNRLFADVIPQFREAFPDVTFELSQTEIIFLEKEIADGKVDFALISVDSKDELDDTTELLREEEVLFAVPKNHPYCQSHPGAEISQKELMSSFYNDNFLLSRKGSANRHLANRLFTQYSASPPSHICEVNGLLLTCDMVAQGTGVAFIPVSGKAQENLVHYYSLSPKLYRYNILVHRKNLVLNRPEQAFFDFVKNYFH; the protein is encoded by the coding sequence TTGGATATAAAGTATTTAACCTACATTATTGCGATTGCAGAAGAAAAAAATATGACAAAAGCCGCTGAAAAGCTGTTTGTATCCCAGTCCTCTCTCAGCTATTATCTGTCAAAACTGGAACAGGATGTGGGAACTCCTCTTTTCCTCCGCGCCAAAAACGAACTGCTTCTCACGCCTGCAGGCCAGCTGTATGTGGAGGCGGCTCAAAATGTGGTGGAGATTAAAAAGCAGCTGTATAAAAACATATCTGATCTGGACCACAAGGCTCACATTGTCATTTCCACCACCTCTCTTTGGGGCAACAGATTATTTGCAGATGTTATCCCTCAGTTCAGGGAGGCTTTTCCGGATGTAACGTTTGAATTGTCTCAGACAGAAATCATTTTCCTGGAAAAAGAGATTGCCGACGGGAAAGTAGATTTTGCTTTAATTTCTGTGGACTCTAAGGACGAGCTGGACGACACCACAGAGCTGCTTCGGGAGGAGGAGGTTTTATTTGCCGTGCCTAAAAACCACCCTTACTGTCAGTCTCATCCAGGAGCGGAAATATCCCAGAAGGAGCTGATGTCCAGCTTTTATAATGATAATTTTCTGCTGTCGCGAAAGGGTTCTGCCAACCGCCATCTGGCCAACCGGCTGTTTACCCAATATTCCGCCTCTCCTCCCTCCCACATCTGCGAGGTAAACGGACTTTTGCTTACCTGCGATATGGTAGCCCAGGGAACCGGCGTAGCTTTTATACCTGTTTCCGGAAAAGCTCAGGAAAATCTTGTTCATTATTATTCCCTTTCTCCTAAGCTTTATCGCTACAATATTTTAGTTCACAGAAAAAATCTGGTTCTCAACAGACCAGAACAAGCATTTTTTGATTTTGTGAAAAATTATTTTCATTAA
- a CDS encoding tripartite tricarboxylate transporter substrate binding protein, with amino-acid sequence MRKKIVSIIVGTAMAVSMLAGCGSKEEAPTTAQTEAKADEGEAGGASGEASQEGGYEFKDTITLICPVKAGGDTDRNARVLAQYMQKYAGVNVVVKNVDGGATVMGMQECLDAKPDGTTLVVNGTDLFVPYMQGSSQINIDSFKTVAIPVIDNTTVLAVNKNSGWNTLEDLLKASQAEPNSIEYGGKIGASNQICGIAMNKEWDANLKFVDVGNNAAKLTALLGEQTDVINISYALATDYFTTGEFIPLCLLGAEKNELLADVPMASDYGLKDVDFSKFFWVGTGPEVPDETVEALADVVKKATEDPEFISSMESYYLTVDFMAGKEAQEFANQMYETGLLPYKDAFLQQQ; translated from the coding sequence ATGAGAAAGAAAATTGTAAGTATAATTGTTGGCACTGCCATGGCAGTTTCTATGTTGGCAGGCTGCGGCTCTAAGGAGGAGGCTCCGACAACAGCTCAAACTGAGGCAAAGGCAGATGAGGGAGAAGCAGGCGGCGCAAGCGGGGAAGCTTCCCAGGAAGGCGGATATGAATTTAAAGATACTATCACACTGATCTGTCCGGTAAAGGCCGGCGGCGACACAGACAGAAACGCCCGGGTGCTGGCTCAGTACATGCAGAAGTATGCAGGCGTCAATGTAGTTGTAAAAAATGTAGACGGCGGAGCCACTGTTATGGGAATGCAGGAATGTCTGGACGCTAAGCCGGACGGCACTACATTGGTGGTAAACGGAACAGACTTGTTTGTGCCTTATATGCAGGGCAGCTCCCAGATTAATATTGACAGCTTTAAAACAGTGGCGATTCCTGTAATTGATAATACAACTGTTTTAGCAGTGAACAAAAACTCTGGATGGAATACATTAGAAGACCTTCTGAAGGCTTCTCAGGCAGAGCCAAACAGTATTGAATACGGCGGAAAAATCGGCGCTTCCAATCAGATTTGCGGAATTGCAATGAACAAAGAATGGGACGCTAATCTGAAGTTTGTAGATGTTGGAAATAACGCTGCAAAGCTGACGGCGTTGTTAGGCGAGCAGACAGATGTTATTAATATTTCTTATGCCTTAGCTACTGATTACTTTACAACAGGCGAATTTATTCCACTGTGCCTTTTAGGAGCTGAGAAGAATGAACTGCTTGCAGATGTTCCCATGGCCTCTGACTACGGCTTAAAGGACGTAGACTTCAGCAAGTTTTTCTGGGTTGGAACAGGACCTGAGGTTCCGGACGAAACAGTAGAGGCTTTAGCAGATGTAGTTAAAAAAGCAACAGAAGATCCGGAATTTATTTCCTCTATGGAAAGCTACTATCTGACAGTAGACTTTATGGCGGGAAAAGAAGCCCAGGAGTTTGCAAATCAAATGTATGAGACAGGTCTTCTGCCATATAAGGACGCATTCTTACAGCAGCAGTAA